One Melanotaenia boesemani isolate fMelBoe1 chromosome 8, fMelBoe1.pri, whole genome shotgun sequence DNA segment encodes these proteins:
- the ap1s3b gene encoding AP-1 complex subunit sigma-3b isoform X1 — protein sequence MMRFLLLFSRQGKLRLQKWYTPMPEREKKKIIRDMTTMVLARQPRSSNFLQWKDLKIIYKRYASLYFCLAVENQENELLGLEVIHRYVELLDKYFGNVCELDIIFNFEKAYFILDEFLMGGEIQETSKQIVNRSIESSDMLQEDDSSEWYEVELFG from the exons ATGCGCTTCCTGCTGCTCTTTAGTCGCCAGGGGAAGCTGCGCTTGCAGAAGTGGTACACTCCCATGCCAGAACGTGAGAAGAAGAAGATCATCAGAGATATGACCACCATGGTGTTGGCACGGCAACCACGTTCCAGCAACTTCCTGCAGTGGAAAGACCTGAAGATAATTTACAAGAG GTATGCAAGCTTATATTTCTGCCTGGCTGTAGAAAATCAGGAGAATGAGTTACTGGGCCTGGAGGTTATTCATCGCTATGTGGAGCTGCTGGACAAATACTTTGGCaat GTGTGTGAGCTGGACATAATCTTTAACTTTGAAAAGGCCTATTTTATCCTGGATGAGTTTTTAATGGGAGGGGAGATACAAGAAACCTCAAAACAGATTGTGAACCGTTCCATTGAATCCTCAGACATGTTACAGGAG GATGACAGCAGTGAGTGGTATGAGGTGGAGCTGTTTGGATGA
- the ap1s3b gene encoding AP-1 complex subunit sigma-3b isoform X2 has protein sequence MMRFLLLFSRQGKLRLQKWYTPMPEREKKKIIRDMTTMVLARQPRSSNFLQWKDLKIIYKRYASLYFCLAVENQENELLGLEVIHRYVELLDKYFGNVCELDIIFNFEKAYFILDEFLMGGEIQETSKQIVNRSIESSDMLQETLEEYMSKPAF, from the exons ATGCGCTTCCTGCTGCTCTTTAGTCGCCAGGGGAAGCTGCGCTTGCAGAAGTGGTACACTCCCATGCCAGAACGTGAGAAGAAGAAGATCATCAGAGATATGACCACCATGGTGTTGGCACGGCAACCACGTTCCAGCAACTTCCTGCAGTGGAAAGACCTGAAGATAATTTACAAGAG GTATGCAAGCTTATATTTCTGCCTGGCTGTAGAAAATCAGGAGAATGAGTTACTGGGCCTGGAGGTTATTCATCGCTATGTGGAGCTGCTGGACAAATACTTTGGCaat GTGTGTGAGCTGGACATAATCTTTAACTTTGAAAAGGCCTATTTTATCCTGGATGAGTTTTTAATGGGAGGGGAGATACAAGAAACCTCAAAACAGATTGTGAACCGTTCCATTGAATCCTCAGACATGTTACAGGAG ACTTTGGAGGAGTATATGAGCAAACCTGCATTTTAA
- the scg2b gene encoding secretogranin-2b, protein MLHFHHKLPAGGAVVLLAVLLHGYAVQAASLPRHYRLRGGESEGQPAAYPPSSDMIKALEYIENLKQRNGDRSEPVDYDEVDKFRVLLQLASQQDEGPERRPTPGMRQDITAEQLMKAMLKSLQDQVGKDAGFSPASEPRNDRRTHRHRTKDTELPESAPADYGNFPRPHKKYPLMFEDEENTDASKRATEDLDEQYTPQSLANLRSIFEELGRMPAIAGQKRDVFGEDDDEGEEELSPRNRAYEDVTGGEEWVPVEEREETEEMVNRSHEEMDRAINDQEESEREEMQRRASQNQEEADDDTKLVDYYLLKVLEMSDQTQKRDQTGEQRKRLIRPSIVDPRTVKELLELSLKLHVPPQDLIDMLLTEELRKLHRNPQASTRYTAGQTPKIRYFSRRLPLKNKPVPDDMDREDFLDIIGVETISNEYPVVQNPMKTASSTSRIQAASNPATNTGPVKIPPPSGRRENLFLSELNKMPLKRQADGADDDGDDDGDVEDEVTTYLAAKILTEYPNTISKRDTQAQLKGQFPYELYERAMKDYMEQADNEKRPVAKRETELAMEEKVKPTEMQGKEEMTVKTSAPQTVNEEEEKEHRETSVAGM, encoded by the coding sequence ATGCTGCATTTCCACCACAAGTTGCCCGCGGGGGGAGCCGTGGTCCTGCTCGCCGTCCTCCTTCATGGATACGCCGTGCAGGCTGCATCTCTCCCCCGTCATTATAGGCTCCGAGGCGGGGAAAGTGAGGGGCAGCCGGCTGCCTACCCACCCAGCTCTGACATGATCAAAGCCCTGGAGTACATTGAGAACCTGAAGCAACGAAATGGGGATCGATCCGAACCTGTGGATTATGACGAAGTGGACAAATTCAGGGTTCTGCTTCAGCTTGCTTCGCAACAGGACGAGGGTCCTGAACGTCGGCCCACCCCCGGCATGAGGCAGGACATTACAGCTGAGCAGCTGATGAAAGCCATGCTCAAGTCTCTTCAGGATCAAGTCGGAAAAGACGCAGGGTTCAGTCCCGCATCAGAACCCAGGAACGATCGCCGAACACACAGGCACCGCACCAAAGATACCGAATTACCCGAAAGCGCACCGGCAGACTACGGCAATTTCCCTAGACCCCACAAGAAATATCCGCTGATGTTTGAAGATGAAGAGAATACAGACGCTTCCAAGCGCGCAACAGAGGACCTGGATGAGCAGTACACACCTCAGAGCCTCGCCAACTTAAGATCTATCTTTGAAGAGCTCGGGAGGATGCCCGCTATCGCTGGCCAGAAAAGAGATGTGTTCGGGGAGGATGACgatgaaggagaagaagagctcAGCCCGAGAAATCGGGCTTACGAGGATGTGACCGGTGGAGAGGAGTGGGTTCCTGTGGAAGAGAGGGAAGAAACAGAAGAGATGGTAAACCGGAGTCACGAAGAAATGGACAGGGCGATCAATGACCAGGAGGAATCGGAACGGGAGGAGATGCAGCGCCGCGCCAGCCAGAACCAAGAGGAAGCTGATGATGACACTAAGCTCGTAGATTACTACCTGTTGAAGGTCCTGGAGATGAGCGATCAGACACAGAAGAGGGATCAGACTGGTGAGCAAAGGAAGAGACTGATCCGCCCCTCTATCGTAGATCCTCGGACCGTGAAGGAATTGTTGGAGCTCTCCCTCAAGCTCCACGTGCCCCCTCAGGACCTTATTGATATGCTGCTCACAGAGGAGCTCAGAAAGCTCCATCGCAATCCCCAAGCCTCAACCCGCTACACGGCCGGCCAAACACCCAAGATCAGGTACTTCAGCCGTAGACTGCCACTGAAGAACAAGCCTGTGCCTGATGACATGGACAGAGAGGACTTTTTAGACATAATTGGGGTGGAAACTATCAGTAACGAGTATCCAGTGGTGCAGAATCCCATGAAGACTGCTTCATCCACAAGCAGAATTCAGGCGGCGTCCAATCCTGCCACAAACACAGGTCCAGTTAAAATCCCCCCTCCCTCCGGCCGTAGGGAGAACCTATTTTTATCGGAGCTCAACAAAATGCCCCTGAAACGTCAGGCTGACGGCGCTGACGACGACGGCGACGACGATGGTGACGTGGAAGATGAGGTGACGACTTACCTTGCTGCGAAAATCCTCACAGAGTACCCCAACACCATCTCTAAGCGGGACACCCAGGCGCAGCTGAAGGGGCAGTTCCCCTATGAGCTGTACGAGCGCGCCATGAAGGACTACATGGAGCAAGCAGACAACGAGAAAAGGCCAGTGGCCAAGAGGGAAACCGAGTTGGCCATGGAGGAGAAGGTGAAGCCCACAGAGATGCAGGGGAAAGAAGAGATGACGGTCAAGACATCGGCTCCACAAACCGTgaatgaagaagaggagaaggagcaCCGTGAAACATCCGTCGCCGGGATGTAG
- the acsl3b gene encoding long-chain-fatty-acid--CoA ligase 3b produces the protein MKLKEDMNPLLLQVFRSVVWVYSVITFLPWYFFSGAGTNLERARRIKARSVSGRPAGPYRAISSQEKLVAWLHPGVDTLDKMFEHAARKFPKRDCLGTREVLSEEDELQPNGKVFKKVILGNYNWLSYEETYHAAKCFGSGLAALNQRPHCNIAIICETRAEWIVTAQACFMYNFPLVTLYATLGPVAIAHGLNETNVTHIITSKELLQSRLKAILCDVPKLRYIIVVDSKPTSWPDIPRGIMVYNMDTVKELGSKPDNIAINRRQPKPSDIAVIMYTSGSTGIPKGVMISHGNVIAGITGMAERIPNLNETDTYIGYLPLAHVLELSAEMVCISHGCRIGYSSPQTLADQSTKIKKGSKGDTTVLKPTLMAAVPEIMDRIYKNVMTKVEEMSKFQKTLFVLAYNYKMEQISKGYSTPICDSLVFKRVRGLLGGNTRVLLSGGAPLSAATQRFMNICMCCPVGQGYGLTETCGAGTISEMWDYSTGRVGAPLVCSEITLKDWEEGGYYSTDKPNPRGEILIGGPNVTMGYYKNEGRNCEDFFVDANGQRWFCTGDIGEFHPDGCLKIIDRKKDLVKLQAGEYVSLGKVEAVLKNCPLIDNICAYANSDQSYVISFVVPNHKQLMALAEEMKVKGTLEEICNSPQMEKEVLRVITEAAISAKLERFEIPKKIRLSAEPWTPETGLVTDAFKLKRKELKTHYQEDIERMYGGK, from the exons ATGAAGTTGAAGGAGGATATGAACCCCCTGCTGCTGCAGGTGTTCCGCTCTGTGGTCTGGGTCTACTCTGTCATCACCTTCTTACCCTGGTACTTCTTCTCCGGAGCTGGGACTAATTTGGAACGAGCCCGTCGGATCAAGGCACGTTCAGTCAGCGGACGCCCAGCAGGACCTTACAGAGCCATCAGTAGCCAAGAGAAGCTGGTAGCATGGCTGCATCCTGGAGTAGACACCCTGGACAAAATGTTTGAACATGCTGCAAGGAAGTTTCCAAAGAGAGATTGCCTGGGTACCAGAGAGGTGCTCAGTGAGGAGGATGAACTTCAGCCCAATGGGAAAGTGTTCAAAAAG GTAATTCTGGGAAACTATAACTGGCTCTCGTATGAGGAGACCTACCATGCAGCGAAGTGCTTTGGCAGTGGTCTGGCAGCTCTTAATCAGAGGCCTCATTGTAACATCGCCATCATCTGTGAGACCAGAGCGGAATGGATTGTGACAGCACAAGCCTGCTTCATGTACAATTTTCCAC TTGTAACCCTGTACGCAACTCTTGGACCTGTGGCAATTGCTCACGGTCTCAACGAGACGAACGTCACACACATCATCACCAGCAAAGAACTGCTTCAGAGCCGTCTCAAG GCAATTCTGTGTGATGTGCCAAAGCTGCGGTACATCATTGTAGTGGACAGTAAACCCACCAGCTGGCCAGACATCCCCAGGGGCATCATGGTATATAACATGGACACTGTAAAGGAACTGGGATCCAAACCTGATAATA TTGCAATAAATCGCAGACAGCCGAAGCCCTCAGACATCGCTGTCATCATGTACACCAGCGGCTCCACAGGCATCCCCAAGGGTGTCATGATCTCCCATGGCAACGTCATTGCTGGCATCACAGGCATGGCTGAGCGGATCCCTAACCTCAA TGAGACAGACACCTACATTGGTTACCTACCACTGGCCCATGTTTTAGAGCTCAGCGCAGAAATGGTGTGCATCTCACATGGCTGTCGCATTGGCTACTCCTCTCCTCAAACTCTAGCTGATCAG TCCACCAAAATCAAGAAGGGCAGTAAAGGAGATACCACTGTGCTGAAACCTACTCTTATGGCTGCTGTACCC GAAATCATGGATAGAATCTACAAGAATGTCATGACCAAAGTGGAGGAAATGAGCAAATTCCAGAAGACACTTTTTGTGCTGGCTTACAACTACAAGATGGAACAGATCTCGAAGGGTTACAGTACACCTATCTGTGACAG TCTGGTGTTCAAGCGAGTGCGGGGGCTCTTGGGAGGGAACACACGGGTGTTGCTTTCTGGAGGAGCTCCGCTATCAGCTGCCACACAACGCTTCATGAACATCTGTATGTGCTGTCCTGTGGGGCAGGGCTACGGCCTGACGGAGACCTGTGGAGCTGGCACCATCAGTGAGA tgtgggACTACAGCACGGGACGGGTTGGTGCTCCATTGGTTTGTTCAGAGATCACACTGAAGGACTGGGAAGAAG GTGGTTACTACAGCACAGACAAACCCAACCCACGGGGAGAAATTTTGATTGGCGGACCTAATGTAACCATGGGTTACTACAAAAATGAAGGCAGGAACTGTGAGGACTTTTTTGTGGATGCGAATGGCCAGAGATGGTTCTGCACAGGAGACATTGGAGAATTCCACCCTGATGGATGCCTTAAGATTATTG ATCGTAAGAAAGACCTGGTGAAACTGCAGGCAGGCGAATATGTTTCTCTTGGAAAAGTGGAAGCTGTTCTAAAGAACTGCCCACTCATAGACAATATCTGTGCCTATGCCAACAG TGACCAGTCATATGTGATCAGCTTTGTGGTGCCTAACCACAAGCAGCTAATGGCACTTGCAGAGGAAATGAAAGTCAAGGGCACGTTGGAAGAGATCTGCAACAGCCCCCAGATGGAGAAAGAGGTCCTTCGCGTCATTACTGAGGCTGCAATCtcag CAAAACTGGAGCGATTTGAGATTCCCAAGAAGATCCGGCTGAGCGCTGAACCCTGGACACCAGAGACTGGTTTGGTCACTGATGCATTCAAACTGAAACGCAAAGAGCTGAAAACGCACTACCAAGAGGACATTGAGAGGATGTATGGTGGAAAATAA